In Segatella copri, the DNA window GGGATTGGAAATTGTTGTAACGGATACGGGATATGTCCGCTCTTTGCCGCCTGATGTCATTCTGGAGCAGACTCCGGTTTTCGGAGAAGTGGTAAAGTCGGGACATGTTATCTATGTTACCATCAATTCTGATCATTCTCCACGTATCACCATTCCTGATGTCATTGACAACAGTTCGTTGCGAGAGGCAATGGCTAAACTTACTGCTATGGGATTCAAACTGGGTACACCTGAATATATTCCTGGCGAAGAGGATTGGGTTTATGGTATCCTCGTTAAGGGTAAGCATGTTGTAGCTGGTGATAAGGTTTCTATCGATGATGTGCTTGTCATACAGGTTGGTAATGGTAAACGGAGCGTTGATGATTCTATCGATGTGGTAGATCCGGTTTATCACGGCGAAGAAGATGTGATGGAAGGCGAAGGTGACATGAGCGGAGAAACTCATGAAGACAACTTCGAGGTGGTTCCTGGTACGGAAGCCACAGAGCCTGCTCCTTCGCATGAGCACCACCAGAAGGAAGTGGTGGAGTAGGAGAAATGAAAAGTGAAGAGTGAAGATTTCAATAGTAATACGAATGATATTTTTAGATTATATATATAATAAGGTATATGCTCCTGTAGAGGATGACTTCGGGTTTGATGATGCAGGAGATATGGACGAACTGGATGATGAACTCCAGATGGAGGAAGGAACCGCTGCTTCTGGTGAAGGAGGAGATGAACTCTATGAGCACTGGAAGGTTCAGGTGGATGCTAACCAGGATCCGGTGCGTATCGATAAGTACCTGGCTGATAAGATGGCCTATCAGAGCCGTAACCGTATTCAGCAGGCTGCTGATGCCGGATTCATCCATGTCAATGGTAAACCGGTAAAGAGCAACTATAAGGTGCGCCCTAATGATCTGGTTACTCTGATGCTCGACCGTCCTCGTCATGAAACGAGTATCAAACCTGAAGAAATCGCTATCAATGTGGTTTATGAAGACGACCAGCTGATGGTGGTTAACAAGGAAGCCGGTATGGTGGTGCATCCGGGTGCGGGCAACTTTCATGGAACCTTGATTCAGGCGGTAGCCTGGCATTTAAGGGATATGCCTGAGTTTGATGCCAATGATCCGGAAGTGGGCTTGGTGCATCGCATCGATAAAGATACCAGCGGACTGCTCGTTGTGGCAAAGACTCCTACGGCAAAGACCGCATTGGGTAAGCAGTTCTTCAACAAGACTACCCATCGCAGTTACAATGCGCTCGTTTGGGGCAATATTGTAGAAGATGAAGGTCGCATAGAAGGCAATATCGGCCGTGATCCGAAGAACCGCCTCCGTATGAAGGTCTTCGATCCGGACAGCGGAATAGGCAAGACGGCGGTTACGCATTACAAGGTGTTGGAACGTTTCGGTTATACCACCTTGGTGCAGTGTGTGCTTGAAACGGGCCGTACCCATCAGATTCGTGCCCACATGAAGCATATCGGTCATCCGCTCTTTATGGACGAAACGTATGGCGGAACAGAGATTCTGAGAGGTCAGCGCAGTAGCAGCTACAAGGCATTTATCCAGAACTGCTTCAAACTCTGTCCGCGTCAGGCTCTCCATGCCAAGACACTCGGTTTCGTGCATCCTACAACCAAGCAGCAGATGGATTTTGACAGTGAGTGGCCAAATGATTTTAGACAATTAATAGAAAAGTGGCGCGGCTTCATCGCTGGCACCACACAAGATACATTCAAAAATATTTAGTAATTATGGAAAATAGCAAGAGAACGATAGCCATCGTATGTGGTGGTGATTCTTCTGAGCACGACGTATCATTGCGCTCAGGACAGGGTTTGTACTCTTTCTTTGATAAAGAGCGCTACAATATTTATCTCGTCGATGTGAAGGGCACCGACTGGCATGTCGCTTTGGATAATGGTGAGACTATCGAGATTGACAAGAACGATTTTTCTTTCGTTATGAACGGCAAGCATGTCTATTTCGATTATGCTTATATCACCATCCACGGACAGCCTGGTGAGAATGGTGTGATGCAGGGCTACTTTGACCTCATCCATCTGCCATACTCTACAAGCGGTGTTCTGGTAGAGGCAATGACTTTTGATAAGTATGTGCTCAATAATTATCTGCGCGGTTTCGGTATAAACGTAGCAGACAGTATCTTGCTCCGTCGCGGTGAAGCTTATGATGAAGAAGAGATTGCCAAGCGTATCGGTATGCCTTGTTTCGTAAAGCCTGCTGCTGACGGCAGTAGCTTTGGTGTGAGCAAGGTGAAGAATGCTGACCAGCTGGCTCCAGCCCTCCGTGTGGCTTTCATGGAGAGCAATGAGGTAATGATCGAGGGCTTCCTTGATGGAACAGAGATTTCACAGGGTATCTACAAGACAGCAGAGAAGACTGTTGTACTGCCAGCTACAGAGGTGGTTACCACCAACGAGTTCTTCGATTACGATGCCAAGTATAACGGTCAGGTACAGGAAATCACTCCAGCCCGTCTCTCTCCAGAGACCGCAGAAGAGGTAGCCAAGACCACATCCCGCATCTACGACATTCTTCATGCCAACGGTATCATCCGTATCGACTATATCATCTCTAAGGATAAGGATGGTAAAGACAAGGTGAACATGCTGGAGATCAATACCACTCCAGGTATGACCGTTACCAGTTTCATTCCTCAGCAGGTTCGTGCAGCAGGTCTTGATATCAAGGATGTGCTCAGCGAAATCGTGGAGAATCAGTTCTAGAATAACAAACTCATATATGGTTCTGCGATTTTTTCGCAGAGCCATATATATTAATAGGTATATATTATGAATATCCCTCAAGAATTTGATACCATCCGTCCTTGGGAGCCTGAAGATCTCCCAGAGGTATTCGACCGTTTGCTTTCAAACGATCAGTTTAAACAAGTGCTTGCCTATCTCTATCCACAAGTACCTTTTGAGATGATTGCCCAGAAGTTGAAGGCATGTAAGACCAATCTGGATTTCCAGCTGGCTTTTGCTTACGATTTTGTTCATGGCATTCTGAAGAAGGCAGCAACAGGCTGCGAGATGGATTGCACATCGCTCGATAATACCCGTAATTATACTTTCATCAGTAATCACCGTGATATCGTGCTCGATTCAGCCATCCTCGATGTCCTTCTTGTCGATAATGGTTTTAAGACCACCTGTGAGATAGCCATCGGTGATAATCTCCTTTCTCTTCCTTGGGTCAAGGACCTGGTACGTGTCAACAAGGCGTTTATCGTAGAGCGTGCCCTGAGCATGCGCCAGATGCTGATGTCGAGCAAGCGCCTCTCTGACTATATGCATTTCGCCATCAAGGAGAAGAACGAGAACATCTGGATAGCCCAGCGCGAGGGTAGAGCCAAGGACAGTAATGACCGCACCCAGAAGAGTATTCTGCAGATGATGTCGATGGGCGGTGAGGGCAGCATTATCGACCGCCTGAAACAACTTCATCTCGTACCGCTCTCTATCAGTTACGAATATGATCCATGCGATTTTCTGAAGGCAAAGGAGTTCCAGCAGAAGCGCGATAATGCCGATTGGAAGAAGGGACCAATGGATGACCTGGTAAGCATGCAGACCGGTATCTTCGGTTATAAGGGTCATGTGCATTATCATGCAGCCCCATGTCTTGATGATTATCTGGACAGTCTTGATCCTGATATGCCTAAGCAGGATATATATAATAAGGTAGCCGCCTACATGGATGAGCAGATATTCAAGAACTACCGCCTCTATCCGGGCAACTATGTGGCTCTTGATTTGCTTGAAAACTCAACTGCTCATCAGGCAGAATATACTGCCGAAGATAAGGCAAAATTTGAAAAATATATGGCTGGTCAGCTTGCGAAAATTGACCTTCCAAATAAGGATGAAGCTTACTTGAGAGAGAGAATTCTCGAGATGTATGCCAATCCTGTACGTAATTACCTTGCTGCTCAATAGCGGCAAGGTAATACTTTTTCTGTTTGATGATGTTGGAAACTGTTATTATCTGCCTGTTTTAATCAGACTCCTAATTGGTAATTCATAAGCTGTTTACGACAGACAGTTAACAGGCAAACCACAGACAGCCTACTGGCGCTATAGCCGCTAGTGGACTGTTCGCCTAGAACAGCCTTCCCCAATGCCTTTGTTTCGTTTTTATGCGAAGCTTACGAAGAAATACTCTTCACTCTTCACCTTTTCCTCGGAATCCCCTGTGTTTATCGGCATTCCGGGTGGTGAAGAGTATTCGGGCACTCTTCACCTACTCTTCACCACTCTTCACCTTTCTTCACCTCTTTGTTTCGGCGGATTTGCGTTTCTTCTTACGCTTCGATGCCTCGTGCCTAGGTGAAGAGTGGTGAAGAGTGGGTGAAGAGTCGCTGATAACTCTTCACCCCTTGAAACGCCCTGTTTATGGGCGTTTCAGGGCATAAGGTGAAGAGTGAAGAGTTCAAATGTATATGTATAGAAAACGCTCCTGTTGCAATATGGCAACAGGAGCGTTTTTTGTTTTTTCTTATTTGAACTTTTCAGCTTCTTGCTTCATCACATTCTCTATATCGATGGCATCGAATGGAACGGGGCCTCGGCTCAACTCCGGTATGTTGAAACTCTTCAGACAATCATCGTAGAAGGTTGGTTCCTTCTGTGGAAGAACGAAAGGCTTGTGAGCCTTGCCCTGGCGGTCTACATAGCAGAAGTAAGGCTTGCCGTAAAGTCCGTCGTCACGCTTGCTGGCAAAGACAAACCATCTGCCGGTATGCGACCAGCTGTGGTAGGTATCGCTCTTCTCGCTGTTCACGATGCTGAGGCTATCCAGTTTTCCTGTCTGCAAGTCCATCATATAGAGGTCTGCCTCGGGATGCCAGATAGGGAAGGTGCCGTAATCGGCTACCGTAAAGAGACAGTATCTGCCGTCAGGACTTATCTTAGGATGGCAGACAGAACGCTCCTTGTAAAGAGTATCTATATTGGTTCCGAAACTCCCGGTCTTTTCATCGAATGGGATGCGCACCAGCGAATATTTCAATCCCTTCAGATTCGTACTTTCAAGTCCCTTCCTGTCGGCTGCGCAGTAATAAACGTATTTCCCGTCCGGTGAGAAAGTAGGAAATGTCTCCAGATGTGTACTGTCGGAGGTAAGCGGTGAGGAGATGATGCGGTTGTTGTCTAGATCGGCTACATATACATCGCTCTTCGAATCATATACTTCCAGTCGCTTGTCGGCGTTGGCATGAAAGGCTGGAATGATGATGTTGGTAGAGAAGGTGACGTATTTGCCCGATGGACTGAAACCATAATATACACTTGAAGAAATCATGTTGGCGTTCTTCAGGTTCAGCTTGCGCAGCTTGCCATTGCGGTTAAGAATGGCTCCTCCGCCTTCACCTCTTATATATACAATACTGAGGTTGGGATTCTGGTTGCCAAAAGCATGACAGTTCATACAGCGGTTTTCCTGCAGATTGTGGTCGGCGAGAATCTTCTCCTGCCAATTCTCTATGCAGCGCTGCTTAATCTGTATCTTGTTCCATACTTCGTAATCGGGTTCTATCAGTCGGTAGGTGAGATAAGCATCCAGACTGTCGCCCACTACCTGCCAGGTGAAGGGTTTGAACGCCGTCCATTCTCCCTCATTGCTCTTTGAATATATCTGAACTTTGATATTCTTGCCCACAGCCTTTTGCAGGAAAGCCTTCCAGTTGTTCATATCAAACTTCAGATTCTGGCTGTTGCTGGTGGCAGTAAGAGTGTTGGCTGCATCGTTGGCATCTGCTCCCTCAATCGTGAGTGTGGTTTCGATGTTGGTAAGGTTCTTGTCGCGTATCTCGAAGTTGAGAGGAGCGATATTGACCGGAATCGTTACATCGGCATAGTCGGGATACATGTTGGGCAGATGGTCTACCTGCTCAGCATTCTCGTGAGTCTGGGCACATGATGCGAGCAACAGTATGCCCGCCATGGCACTGTATAGGATATTCTTGTATTTCATCTTTCTTCTTTAATAAACAGTTAGCGTCAATTGTTTCCTTAGTTGATGTTCAACTTAGGCACCTCTGCCTTGTCGAAGTAATACCAGTAGGTATCGCTGAATGCCTGGTTGCCCCGTTCTTCATTATACTGATGGAAACGCTGCAGAACATCTTGACGCTTGATATATTTTGCCCATTCTTCCGGCTTTGCCTTGGTTCCTGCCAGATAAATCATGAGAGCCTCCTGGTACAGGCGTTCGTAGGAAACGTTTTTCAGTTTGAGATAATAAGTATCATAATCCCGCTTGAAGGTTTTCATGTCTTTTAGGAGGAGATCGCTGCAGAGCATGTAGTCGATGGCGATTTTGTTGTTTGGATTACTTTCTGCCAGTTCGCACATGATGGTGTGGCAATTCTCGTTTAGTCGTAGCGTATCCTTCCGGTTGATGAACGGGCGCTTTTCGATGTATTGCTGCAGGAGAGCTTTTTCATCGGTTGTTGCTTTTCTGCCAAGTGATGAGAAGGCACGGTTTGCCCATCTGCTCCATACGAAGGTTTTTTGCAGGATACGGAGATATTTGCGGGTTGCTGCGTAGTCGCCTTTTACCAGATTGATTTCGGCAAGTCGCTTTACCATTCTGATATTCCGGTTGTTCGGAGAGCAGACATTGGCAAGCATTGTGGCACGTTCGCAGAAAGTCATGTCGCCCAGAACCCAATACAGTTCGTTCAGGGTCTTGATGGTGAGGGTTGGGGTGTCTGGTCCCAGTTTATCGAATGTACCCAGGTTGTTGCTCTGGAATCTCAGCAGGTTGTCTGGAAGATATCCGTTTTGCGCCATCACGAGGTTATAGTAGAACTTCATGTATTGGTCTGGATTTTCCGTCTTTTCTACGATGTTGATAACCTTATTATAATTACCGAAGTAATATTCACAGTCTACTGCGAATGTTTTCTCCAGATCCATTTGCGGTTTTACCAGTTTTCCGAAACCCGGATAGGTATAAAGGGTTTGGAAGTCGCAGAAGTAGAGTCGCTTGGTCAGCATCAGCAGGAAGAAAGGAATCACGAGGGCAGCCAGGCGATAGTAGGTTCCCACTTTCTTGATGTGGGAAAGACATCCTGTAAATACCAGCGCTCCGTAGATCCATACTCCATTTCCAAAGAACCAGTGGCATACGAATACGGAAACAATGATGCTGAAGGCGGTAACCCAATGCGCTGTTCCCAAACCTGCTGCGGCAGAAGGATTGTCGTCCATCTTCTCTATCTTCTTGAGAAACATTCGGGTGGAAGTGAGCAGCTTGGTGCTGACACGGAACACACTGGCACCACCTGCTATTGCCAGAATGCTGCAAAGCCGGTAGTCGTAGTGAAAACTGAAACATACCAATAGGATCATCATGATGAAGGCTACGATATGTGCCGTCTTTTTCCCTTGGATGTCTGCATCTCTTACTGCGCATTTTACATTATGTCCCGTAATAAGAATACAGAGGGTAAGGATGATAGGACCGGCATAGCGGAAATAATAAAACTGGGTCAGGAAATCGCCAGCCAGACAGGCCAGCCATCCCGGTTTGTCCAGATAAGTAGTCAGATAATCCCATGATGACAGAAACAGTTGATTCTGCTCCTGATAAAACAGATGGTAGGGATAGAAAAATTGGAAGAACACAAAGCATGCGATGGCTCCCAATGCATATAACGAATATATGCCAAAACTAGACTGGCTTGTTTGCTGTTCACTCATTTTTGTCGATTTATAAGTTTTTATATCTGTGCATCTTGTTTTGTATAAGTAGTGAAGTTTTAGCATTTACTCTTTGCCAAGGTGCAACTTATCAGGGGCAAAGGTAATAAAAATATATTAGAATGAATCATAAAAAATGCAGAAACTTACTCTTTGAAAGTAAATTTCTGCATTTATCAGCATTTATTTCTGTTCTTGTTTTTCTGCAATGCATTCCATTTCTATCAGCCAGCCCGGTCTGCATACTCTTGCCTCTACGATGATATGTGGTATCTGAGGATAAAACTGATTCATCAGTTGCTCTACGGTATGATAGTCTGAGATGTCGCGCAGGTAGATGATAAAGTATTGGATATCGTTCATCATCGCATCGCCATCCTTCAATAAAGCACCGATGTTCTCGAGCAATCTGCCGGTTTGTCTTATAATATCGCCTTCGTATACAACTGCTCCATCTTTATCTATGCTGGCTGTTCCTGATATGAAATATTGTTTCTTCTGAGGCAGAGAAAGGCTGGTTCCCCGTTCAAAGGCTACTCCGTATTCGTGAGTAGGATTCAGATGGTTGAGTGCCTGGAGATATTGCTTGTCTTCTTCCCTGATACTGGGAACGGTCAGAAAGTCGATAGCTACAGATGCATGACGTACGGATGTTGCTCCGCCGATGCCCGTACTGGCTATATAATGGGTTTCTGCCGTCAGACCTTGCTGGTCGAAAACATCATTGCGCGCTTCTACTACTCCCTGATAGTTTACATCGATATGAGTTACGTATATCCATGTTCTTACCAGGTTGCGCTCCATCGTCATATCTGTACCGGCGATAAGTTGCAGGTATTTGTCGAATAGCATTCGGGTCTGTTCGTATGAATCCTTTCCCTTCGCTTCTTCCTCTGTCAGTCGGAGACTGTGGAACAGGATTGGGGTCTTATCGTCTGTGGTCTTGATAAGAAGTGAAATCTTGCTCCCGTTGAGCGGAGGTTGCTCCACAACCGTAAGATGGGTATCCTTAAGATACTCCTGATAAAGGAGTGATTCCTCAAACTCTCTTATCTGGTTCTGGGCGTCGCTGAGGAATACTTTGCAATATTGCAAAGTACGATTTCCCAGTTTCTCGGTGTCGAGATAGTTACCTAGTTTCAGATACAGAAAATTCAAGCGGTCGTTGAACGTCCCCTTGGCTTCTGGTGATAGTATTATGTATTTGTCCATCTTGTTTTTCTTTTTTTTCGCCGGCAAAGGTACGGATAATATATGAGATATAAGAATATAGACAGGATGAAAAGATGAAAATACCGAGAAATGGGGATAGGATGATGTGGGATAGAGCGAAAAAGAGGGTGTGTCATGAACTTATGACACACCCTCAATCTCTTTCTTATATCCTGCTTTAGAGTGATTCGAGCATACGCTTGATGACAACCTCGGCTGAAATCTCACGGTTGGCTGCCTCTGGAATCACCAGGCTGTTCTTGCTTTCAATGACATCATCGGTTACAATCAAGCCACGGCGAACTGGCAGACAATGCATGAAGCAACCATCGTTGGTCCAGCTCATGTGCTCCTCGTCGATGGTCCAGCTCATATCCTTGCTTAGGATTTCGCCATACTGTGCTGGGTCTTTCACGCCCGGACAGCTCCAGTTCTTGGCATAAACGAAGTCTGCACCTTCTAGCGCCTTCTTCTGGTCGTACTCCACCTTGGCATTGCCTACGAACTTAGGGTCAAGCTCATAGCCCTCTGGATGAGTAACCACGAAATCTACATCGGCTGCGTTCATCCACTGGGCGAATGAGTTTGGCACAGCCTGTGGCAGGGCACGGCAATGAGGAGCCCAGGTCAGGACTACCTTAGGACGAGCCACCTTCTTATGCTCCTCAATGGTGATGAGGTCGGCGAATGCCTGGAGAGGGTGAACGGTAGCTGTCTCCATAGCGAAGACTGGGCGGCCACTGTACTTTACAAACTGGTTTACGATGGTTTCGGCATAATCGTAGTCACGGTCTTTCAAACCGGCAAAGCTACGAACACCGATAAGGTCGCAGAAGCTACCCATCACAGGGATAGCCTCCAGCAGGTGCTCGCTCTTGTCGCCATCCATGATAACGCCACGCTCTGTCTCCAGTTTCCATGCACCGGCATTCACATCGAGTACGATAACATTCATGCCCAGGTTCATCGCGGCCTTCTGTGTACTCAGTCGGGTACGGAGACTGTTATTGAAGAATATCATCAGCAAGGTCTTGTTCTTGCCCAACTCCTGATAACCGAAACGGTTTGCTTTCACTTCCTGTGCCTCGGCGAGTGCTGCTTTCAGGTCGCCAAGGTCTTCAACATTAAAGAATGTCTTCATTGTTATTATTGTTATTTCGTTTTTTATTTGTTATTTCTGATATATATTGCTCTTGGATCTTTCTTCTAGAATCTTGATGCTTGCAAAGTTTGCATGCAAACCTTGCAAACATGGCAGAAACTAAGACTTGGTACGGAGAGGGTACGGAGCGGGTACGGAGCGGGTCTTGTTAGGCTCTTGTCTGTCCCTGGCCAGTAATCAACCACTTGTAGGTGGTAATCTCTTCGAGTGCCATTGGTCCGCGGGCTCCGAGCTTCTGGGTACTGATGCCAATCTCTGCGCCCAATCCGAACTGTGCGCCATCGGTGAAGCTGGTAGGAGCGTTTACATAAACGCAGGCTGCATCTACCATCGCCTGGAACTTCTTCTGGGCAGCTTCATCATTGGAAACAATGCTCTCGCTGTGTCCGCTTCCGTAAGTGGCGATATGGTCGAGTGCTTCATCTTCTGAAGCTACGGTCTTGATACCCATCTGCATGCTGAGCCATTCTGTGTTCCAGATGCTCTTCACGTTGGCATCAGCCTCCTTCATCTTCGCTTCGCTTTCCTCTGCCTTATATAATAAGGTGTCTGGATAGTGTCCCTTTAAAACTTCGTAAGCCTTAGCATCAGCATGAATCTTGGTTTGCTTCTCGGCGAGTCCTTCACAGAGGGCAGGGAGGTCGCTTAATCTGTTTTCGTGAATCAGCAGACAGTCGAGCGCATTGCATACGCTCACTCTTCGGCACTTGGCATTGGTGATGATGCGCTTGCCCATCTCCAGGTCGCCATCCTTGTCGAAGTAACAGTGTACCACACCGGCTCCGGTTTCGATAACCGGCACTTTGGCAGTATCACGGACGAAGTTGATAAGCTTCTTTCCTCCACGAGGAATGCAGAGGTCGATATAGCCCACGGCATTCAGCATTTCGCCGGTAGCTTCATGGGTAGCAGGGAGCAGTGTAACAACATTCGGATCAATACCAAAAGTTATCAACACCCTGTGGATAAGTTCGACACCCGCTGAGTTTGAGGCGTTTGCATCCTTTCCTCCTTTCAGTACGCACGCATTTCCGCTCTTGAAACAGAGTGAGAAAACATCGTAGGTTACATTAGGACGAGCCTCGTAAATCATGCCGATAACTCCGAATGGAACGGCAACTCGCTGCAGATGCAAACCATTTTCGAGTGTTTTGTCTTTGAGAACTCTTCCGAGCGGTGAGGGCAGGGTACTTACGTGTCTCATATCCGAAGCAATATCCTGGAGTCGCTGCTCTGTGAGTTGCAATCGGTCGTAGAGCGGGTTCGCCTTGTCCATCTTCGCCAAGTCTTCTGCATTCGCTTTGAGAAGCGCAGGAGTTTCTGCGATGATGGCATCAGCCACCGCCTGCAGGATTTCATTACGTTGTTCATCAGTTAGCAAACCAAGTGTTTTGCTAGCTGCCTTCACTTTTTGGAAAGTCTCTTTCAGTTCCATTCGCTATTTCCTTTCTTATTTTTATGATAAGATATTTTGTAATGTGTTACGAGTTCCCTCTTAACAACGGCAAAGGTAAGCATAAATATCGGAAATTGCAAACTTTATGCAAGAAAAAGTGATGATTTTATAGATAAATGGATAGTTATACGGAAAATGAGATTTAAAAAGGTCAGGCAGCGCCTGACCTTTTTGTAATGGTTCCTTCTAATTATTTTGATACTGCCAGAAGAATTACTCTTTTTCGTTTTCTTCAGGGTGAGTCATTAGATACAGTTCCTTCTGTCGTTCGATTTCTCTTCTCAAGTCTTCCTTGTCTGGCAGGTAAAGCTTGTATTTTGCAGCGAACATCTGGTCGTTCTTGGCAAGAGTGGAGTATCGGGCTACATCCGAATCGGTTTCGGCACAGAGGATGATTCCGATAGTAGGATTGTCGTCTGGTCCTTTCTTCATCTTGTCATACATCTGCAAGTACATGTCCATTTGACCGACATCCTGATAGGTGATGCGGTTGACCTTTAAATCTACAAGGATAAAACTCTTAATAAGATAATTATAGAATACCAAGTCGATGTAGTAGTCGTTCTCTTCCGTTCGGATATGTTGCTGGCGAGCTACAAGGGCATAGCCTTTCCCCATTTCCATCAAGAACTTCTCTAAATTATCTATGATGGCAGATTCCAATTTCGATTCTTTGAGAGAAGAGTCGGAAGGTAATCCCAAAAACTCCATGACTACAGGAGATTTGATGTATTCCAGTTTATCTTGCTGGAATTCATTTGTTTTCTCTTTCATCTCTTTCTCTACAGGTGCTTTGTCTTTTGACATAAGGAGGCGCTCATAGTACAAGGTATTGATGTTACGGTTCAACGTACGGTAACTCCAACCTTGCTCGAAAGCCTCCTTTGCATACCAATCCCTAGCCTGCTTGTCTTCTATGCGAATAAGCAGTTCGTAATGCGACCAAGGTAGTAGGTGGATACCTGCTTTTTGTACATGCTGGAGGTTATTGCTCAATTCTTCAGACGGTGTTTGTTGAATTGAGGCTTTGAATTCGACGGACACTGTCCGTTGAATTTGTAAGTTACTGAATTTTAGGTAAAAACGTCTGAAAACCCTTAGGGTAGTTACAGAGAACCCTTTCCCAAATTCCTCTGTAAGTGCAGCGGATGCCACCTCAATAATATGCTTTCCATACTCAGCCCTTGCTTCTCCGTTCTGCTCCTCTTCTACAATACGTTTCCCTATTCTCCAGTTTCTTTCTACCAGAGAATAATTGACGGCAGCGAAAGCTTTGCTTCTTGCTTTGCTGACTATTGTCTTCAAATCATTTACGAGAAACTTCTCTTCTCCTTTATATGAGTGCTCCATCTGCTTCATA includes these proteins:
- a CDS encoding acetylornithine carbamoyltransferase, with protein sequence MKTFFNVEDLGDLKAALAEAQEVKANRFGYQELGKNKTLLMIFFNNSLRTRLSTQKAAMNLGMNVIVLDVNAGAWKLETERGVIMDGDKSEHLLEAIPVMGSFCDLIGVRSFAGLKDRDYDYAETIVNQFVKYSGRPVFAMETATVHPLQAFADLITIEEHKKVARPKVVLTWAPHCRALPQAVPNSFAQWMNAADVDFVVTHPEGYELDPKFVGNAKVEYDQKKALEGADFVYAKNWSCPGVKDPAQYGEILSKDMSWTIDEEHMSWTNDGCFMHCLPVRRGLIVTDDVIESKNSLVIPEAANREISAEVVIKRMLESL
- a CDS encoding glutamate-5-semialdehyde dehydrogenase gives rise to the protein MELKETFQKVKAASKTLGLLTDEQRNEILQAVADAIIAETPALLKANAEDLAKMDKANPLYDRLQLTEQRLQDIASDMRHVSTLPSPLGRVLKDKTLENGLHLQRVAVPFGVIGMIYEARPNVTYDVFSLCFKSGNACVLKGGKDANASNSAGVELIHRVLITFGIDPNVVTLLPATHEATGEMLNAVGYIDLCIPRGGKKLINFVRDTAKVPVIETGAGVVHCYFDKDGDLEMGKRIITNAKCRRVSVCNALDCLLIHENRLSDLPALCEGLAEKQTKIHADAKAYEVLKGHYPDTLLYKAEESEAKMKEADANVKSIWNTEWLSMQMGIKTVASEDEALDHIATYGSGHSESIVSNDEAAQKKFQAMVDAACVYVNAPTSFTDGAQFGLGAEIGISTQKLGARGPMALEEITTYKWLITGQGQTRA
- a CDS encoding PDDEXK nuclease domain-containing protein; amino-acid sequence: MKQMEHSYKGEEKFLVNDLKTIVSKARSKAFAAVNYSLVERNWRIGKRIVEEEQNGEARAEYGKHIIEVASAALTEEFGKGFSVTTLRVFRRFYLKFSNLQIQRTVSVEFKASIQQTPSEELSNNLQHVQKAGIHLLPWSHYELLIRIEDKQARDWYAKEAFEQGWSYRTLNRNINTLYYERLLMSKDKAPVEKEMKEKTNEFQQDKLEYIKSPVVMEFLGLPSDSSLKESKLESAIIDNLEKFLMEMGKGYALVARQQHIRTEENDYYIDLVFYNYLIKSFILVDLKVNRITYQDVGQMDMYLQMYDKMKKGPDDNPTIGIILCAETDSDVARYSTLAKNDQMFAAKYKLYLPDKEDLRREIERQKELYLMTHPEENEKE